The Thermostichus vulcanus str. 'Rupite' genomic interval CCAGTGCTTGGTTGGCCATCTCGGCAGCCCTGGAGTTTATCCAGGGGTTGGGGATAGATCCTATTCGTCAGCACAACCATACCCTGATGATGCAGGCGCGGCAGTTACTCCTGGAGCGTTTCGGGGGGATCCCGCCTGCTCCGGAGAACATGTTGGGTTTTATGGCCACCCTTCCTTTGCCATCCTTTTGGCAGCAGTGGAGGCTGGATCTGCCTTTACCGATTCGGGCCCGCCAGTTACACGATGACCTTTGGCACAGACACCGCATCGAAGTGCCGATCATCCCCTTTGCTGAGCAGCTTTGGGTACGTATCTCTGCTCAGCTTTACAACCATTTGGCAGAGTACGAGCAATTGGCGTTGGCATTGGAACGTCGGCCCGATGGTTTTGCGGTGTAGAGGTAGAAAGAGCCATATGAACATCTGACTCTTTTGCCCCAACTCTATCGCCAAGTTATTATTCCTGAAGCTGTATACCGAGAGCTTGCAGATATCGATCCTCTGTATAACCAGCTCCTAGATGGGGATCAAATAATGAGTGAGGGCAAATTCAGTTGAAAACAGGTGCAGGCATCGTTGCTGTTGACCTGGATGGATCCCCCCAGTTGTTCCACAATGCTTTTCACGAGGGTGAGCCCTAACCCACTGCCTCCCTGCCCCCACAGATCTCGTTTTGGGATCCGGTAAAAGCGGTCAAAAATATGGGTTAATTCTTCGTCGGAGATCGCTTCCCCAGAATTGCGCAACTGGATTTGCAGTTCGGTTGCGGCGGATGGAGTGGTGTTGGTGCTGGCATGGGC includes:
- a CDS encoding sensor histidine kinase, whose product is MDPSCQTFCTDSSSLYRVLEELLNNACKYTPPGGWIQLEVSCIAHEKETFAHASTNTTPSAATELQIQLRNSGEAISDEELTHIFDRFYRIPKRDLWGQGGSGLGLTLVKSIVEQLGGSIQVNSNDACTCFQLNLPSLII